The genomic region CCAGCGGGGATTGCGGGTCTCGAGCCCGAGCGAGCGCCAGGTGGCTCCCCTCGCGAGGAGCCACCCGGAAGCGTGTGACTAGAAGTCTCCGCTGGGCTTGTTCGAGTTGTTCACATCCGAGCCCGTGCCCAGGTCGCTGCCGCCCTGGATGTCGGAGTCCGAGCCAATCCCGCTGCCGCCGGTGCTGTCGTTGACGTCCGAGCCCGAGCCCATATCCGGCTCCAGCCCGCTGCCGCCGGTGCCGTCATTCGAGGGCAGGGTGCCGGGCGACTGGTTGATGGACGAGTCGGGCGACATGACCTCCGTGCCGCTGCCGCCCATGCCGGCGTCGGTGGACTTCTGGATGCTGGTGGCCACGTTCTCCGTCTCACGCACCTCGAAGGACGCGCGGATCTGATCGCCCTCCTTGATGTCCTGGGCCTGCTTGAGGCTCGGATCGGCGAACTGCGTGTTCTTGTCGATCTTCAGCGGGACGATGGCGCCCGCGTGCTCGAGCCAGACCGTCTTCTTGTTCGCCTTCACCACGCGGCCCGAGAGCTGGTTGCCGCTCAGCTGGGTGTTCATCCCGCTCTGGCCCACCTGGCTGCCCGAGCCGCCGGTGGCTCCCTGGCTCTGCGTCTGCTGCGCGTCCTGCTTCTTCGAAGGATCATTGTTCGCGAAGGCCACGCCAGAGCCCATCAGCGCCACGGACGCGAACAGCCCAATCAGTCTCTTCGTCATGGAAGTCTCCCCCATTGGATTTCGGTGAGTGCGGCGGGTGCGGTGCGCGTCCCCCGCTAGGAAAAACCTAGGTGCGCTCGCAGACAGGAACAGCTCACCCTGGGCAACGCCGCGCCCATGCTCGCTGTCCGGGCGTCGCCAGGCGGCCACGTTGCCGCGCGAACGAAGAAAGGCGCCCCAAGGCGTATGACGGCCGGCTTGAACAGGGAGGGACTTTTCTCTTACCGTCCTGGGAGTTCGCTTCGCGCCGATCGCCTGGATGGCGCACTGACAGGAGACCGTTCCCACGATGCCTCCCCCCAAGCAGCAGCAGCAGGCCCCCGCTCCCGAGCCGCTTCCCACGCCCTCCTATCCGGCCATCGAGTCCTTCATCGAGCGCGCCACCGCCGAGGAGGTCCAGGGGCTCTTCACTCCGATCAAGGAGAGCCTCGGCGTCCTCAAGGGCCCCAAGGTGGAGCACGGCAAGAAGGTCCAGGTCGCGCTCTCCAACGCCGAGGAGCTGCTGGGCATCCTCCTGGAGACCCGGGAGCGGCTGATCGCCGAGGCCCAGGCCAACAAGGGCCGCCGGTAGCGCGTAAGCCCTTGGAATCCTTGATGTAGGTGTCAGATCTGTCGGGATTCTCGGGGGCTGAGGCAACCCAGGCGCGTGATCGGCGATAATTACAATGAGAGCGCCGGGCTGGCCGGGCTCTGAACCTTTCTGAAGTGTCCGTACGCTGGAGGAAAAAATGAAGGTCGACGGTTTGATGGGTCCTACTCCCCGGTTGTCTGCCAACCTGTCCGTGCCCCGGCAGACCCCTGACATGAGCTTCGGCGCTCGCGTGCAGGCCGGTGTGAACAACGCGGCGGGCGCGGTGGCCAGCGGCGTCGGCCTGGCGGCCGGCATGGTTCCGGGTGGCGGCATCGTCTCGGCGGCGGTCTCCTCGATGACGACGCTGACCTCCAACGGCGTCCCGGGCTCTTCCACCACCCCGTACACCGGCACGCTCCCGAGCGCGGGTGGCGGCGGCGGCGGCGGCGCGGTGAGCACGGTGGGCGTGCCCTCCGTGAGCACCACCGTGGGCGGCACCGGCGGCGTCGGCATCCCCGGCACCGGCGGCGGCACGAGCGGCCCGAACTTCCTGGGCGGCAACACCGGCAACTCGGGCTCCGAGTTCAACGGTGAGCTGGCCAGCATGTTCTCGCAGCAGAAGGAGCTCATCAAGCTCCAGTCCGTGATGCAGAACGAGTCCCAGAAGTACCAGGCGGTCTCCAACGTGATGAAGGTCCGCCACGAGACGGCGAAGAACGCCGTCGGCAACATCCGCTGATCCGCTAAGCTGTTGGCGGACGGGTTCGGAGCAGGAGGGAGGGCGGCGCTCGTGCCGCCCTTCTTCCTTCCGGGCCCCTGCAAAGGAGAGCGCGGTTCATGGCGGAGTCTGCTTCGGAGATTGCTGGCAGCCTGGTTCCTGTCGCCAAACAGCAGGCGATGATCCTGCTCGAGGCTGGCTACATCTGGCTGGACATGGGCAAGTTCGACAAGGCGAAGGAGATCTTCGCGGGCGCGGCCCTGCTGATGCCCAAGAGCGAGGTTCCCCAGCTGGCGCTCGGCGCGCTGGAGTTCGCCCAGGGCCGGCACGACAAGGCCCTGCAAGCCTACCGGGCAGCCCAGCGACTGGCCCCGCAGTCCGCCCTGCCGCGCGCGCATGCTGGAGAAGCGCTACTGTTCCTGGGCAAGGTCCCGGAAGCGATGAAGGAACTGAAGGCGGCGATGGATCTCGAGCCCGAGGGCGATGGCGCCCGGCTCGCGCGCGCCCTCATGGAAGCCAAGGAGGCGGGGGTACTGCCCCCGCCCAAGAAGTAGCGCGTACAATGCGCTGAAGTTCAGGAGGACTGGCGATGGCTGTCGGTGGAGTCGGACGTGGCGGTGGCAAGGGCCGGGCGGGCGGCGCGAAGGGCGCGTCTGGCAAGGCTCCCGTGGGCGGTGGCAGCTTCGGGGGCAAGGTCGACAAGGCCGAGTCCCTGGTGGCCCCCTCGGGCCTGGTGGGCTCTTCGAACGTGCAGGGCGCCCAGGCGGCGGACCCCATCTCCGCCCAGGCGATGGCCATTGCCAAGCAGCTCAAGAACGGCGGCTTCAAGAACAAGGAGGAGGCCACGCGGCAGCTCGTCGCCGAGGTGCTCAAGGAGAAGCTGCACATGAAGTCCTCCTCTCTCTCGAGCAAGATCGCGGACGCGCTCCAGGAGGATCCTCGGCTCAACCAGGTTCTCGAGCGGCTGTGGTCGAAGGCCGAGTGAGCGGCGTTTGGGTTTCGGAGACGACAAGAAGGCCATCCTCGAGAAGTACGGGCCCTACGTGCGGTCGCTGGCGGCGACCGTGCGCAAGCAGTTCAATGCCCAGCTCGAGATCGAGGAACTCGTCGCCTACGGCCAGATTGGCCTGTTGGAGGCTGCGGACCGGTTTGATCCCAAGGTAGGTGCCAACTTCCTCACATTTGCCCACTACCGCATCAAAGGTGCCATCTTCGACGGCCTCAGGAAGATGGGGGTGTTGAAGGGCGCGGATGCCCGCGGGGCGTTCGTGGGAGAGCGGGCGGCCGCCTACCTTGGAAATTTGTCGGACCGCGAGCAGGGAGGAGGCAACCGCGGAGGGTCATTCGACGATGATGTGAATGACATCTCCAACGCGGTGACGGGGCTGGCGATGGTGTTCGCCACCAGCCTGGAAGGGGCGGACTCGGCGGGGTACGTGGACGAGTCGCTGCCGGCCGATCAGCGGCTGGAGATGGAGCAGTTGAAGCGGCGGGTGAGGGCGGCGATCGATCAGCTCCCGGAGAAGGAGCGCCAGCTGTTGCAGGGGTACTACTTCCACGGCAAGACGTTGGAAGAGGCGGGG from Hyalangium gracile harbors:
- a CDS encoding sigma-70 family RNA polymerase sigma factor — translated: MGFGDDKKAILEKYGPYVRSLAATVRKQFNAQLEIEELVAYGQIGLLEAADRFDPKVGANFLTFAHYRIKGAIFDGLRKMGVLKGADARGAFVGERAAAYLGNLSDREQGGGNRGGSFDDDVNDISNAVTGLAMVFATSLEGADSAGYVDESLPADQRLEMEQLKRRVRAAIDQLPEKERQLLQGYYFHGKTLEEAGSEIGQSKSWASRLHARAIERLKELLDDEEAPASSDDARRQSHGGSDGRRLGRTDRAAEAAGSGRAAGEQAGSLEVRRGSR
- a CDS encoding tetratricopeptide repeat protein, translating into MAESASEIAGSLVPVAKQQAMILLEAGYIWLDMGKFDKAKEIFAGAALLMPKSEVPQLALGALEFAQGRHDKALQAYRAAQRLAPQSALPRAHAGEALLFLGKVPEAMKELKAAMDLEPEGDGARLARALMEAKEAGVLPPPKK